The region GGCGGCGCAGCATCCATGTCGCCCCCCGTCCTCACGGTCCCGCCCTATCCGGCCATCTCGAACCGCTCCGCCATCCTGCGCAGCTCTCTGAGCGCGTAGAAGTTCCGGGACTTGACGGTGCCCGTGGGCACGCCGATGCAGCGTGCCGTCTCCGGTATCGAATGATCCAGATAGTGGAGCAGCATCAGCACCTCGCGGTGCGGGGCGGAAAGCTCGGAGAGTGTACTGACAAGATCAAGTGCGGCGTGGACCTGCTCCGTGCAGTCCTGCACCGCCGGTACGTCGTGGGAAGGATCGTTGGTTTCCTGAGGCCTGGCCTTTCTTGCCCTGGCCATGTCGATGAGGATGTTCCTGGCGACCTTCAGCAACCATGGCTTGAGAGTGCCCGTGCTCCGATCCAGTCGGTCCGCGTTCCGCCAGGCCCGGAGGAAAACCTCCTGCACGACGTCCTCGGCGGTCGCCAGATCCACCCGACCGATCTTCTTCACATACCGGATGAGAAACTCATAGTGGTCCCCGTACAGGCCCCCTATGAACTCGTCGTCCGCAGCCTCCT is a window of Kitasatospora sp. NBC_00240 DNA encoding:
- a CDS encoding sigma-70 family RNA polymerase sigma factor gives rise to the protein MRIHSQGAEPKQEAADDEFIGGLYGDHYEFLIRYVKKIGRVDLATAEDVVQEVFLRAWRNADRLDRSTGTLKPWLLKVARNILIDMARARKARPQETNDPSHDVPAVQDCTEQVHAALDLVSTLSELSAPHREVLMLLHYLDHSIPETARCIGVPTGTVKSRNFYALRELRRMAERFEMAG